The following proteins come from a genomic window of Candidatus Eisenbacteria bacterium:
- a CDS encoding IS4 family transposase, whose protein sequence is QSLAFFVIRAKTNMDYHVHSRRTVDKSTGLRTDQTIILNGIKTAGYYPAPLRRISFFDTDTNKRLVFLTNNFTLPPLTIASLYKCRWQVELFFKWIKQHLRIKTFYGTSMNAVKTQIWIAITTYVLVAIVKKQLNINRSLSEILQILSISLFERTHMVQLLTTSDTQNETDQTRNQLSLLNF, encoded by the coding sequence CAGAGCCTGGCATTCTTCGTCATACGCGCCAAAACCAACATGGACTACCACGTGCACTCACGCCGCACGGTCGACAAATCCACAGGTCTGCGCACAGACCAGACCATCATCCTGAATGGAATCAAGACCGCAGGATATTATCCTGCTCCACTCCGACGAATCAGTTTCTTCGACACCGATACAAACAAACGACTCGTGTTTCTCACCAACAACTTCACACTCCCTCCACTCACAATCGCGTCTCTCTACAAGTGCAGGTGGCAGGTGGAACTGTTCTTCAAATGGATCAAACAACACCTCCGAATCAAGACCTTCTATGGCACCTCGATGAACGCTGTAAAGACTCAAATCTGGATCGCCATCACCACCTACGTCCTTGTCGCCATAGTGAAGAAACAGCTCAACATCAATCGCAGCCTCAGCGAAATCCTACAAATCCTGAGCATCTCTCTTTTCGAAAGGACCCATATGGTTCAACTACTTACAACATCCGACACACAAAATGAAACGGACCAAACACGTAACCAGTTATCATTGCTCAACTTTTAA
- the cas2 gene encoding CRISPR-associated endonuclease Cas2: MTRAADYAVVYDISSDRERAKVDKLLKGFGFRIQKSVFECRLTKGGRKELIEKLERLKIKTGFVKVYRVEYTTGADVVGEKKGPAIDEGNAYIV; encoded by the coding sequence ATGACTAGGGCCGCAGATTACGCCGTCGTCTATGACATCAGCTCAGACCGAGAGCGGGCCAAGGTGGACAAGCTGCTTAAAGGTTTCGGGTTTCGAATTCAGAAGAGCGTGTTCGAGTGCAGGCTGACAAAAGGAGGAAGGAAAGAGCTTATCGAGAAGTTGGAGCGCTTGAAAATCAAGACAGGCTTTGTAAAAGTGTACCGAGTGGAGTATACGACGGGGGCAGACGTGGTGGGGGAAAAGAAAGGACCTGCAATTGATGAAGGCAATGCCTACATTGTGTAA
- the cas1 gene encoding CRISPR-associated endonuclease Cas1 has product MNQFAHLTWYRLRFSIINTRLAHSTKAHAVSVVDAIIKSASARMIPPLVEELSGKLFFHITDRKFTYKLHQTAKLDVELIAVRLDEGFLAKWRDALQEYLSSPEGEENFSLVRLGEVEAQTYDALISSFPNQKTSGEICLEFFTPVPFKPEKSKRRTILSRTAFVNLFEKRFSKLFGEEFAYKSGSDDFSVLPYYWSYAEIKHLSHSQSGTTQYINGCAGKLYIKGSFADFLPFLILGSELHAGLKLSNSQGYYKLHFQSPGYFCAYFPNKQALAALTRDVLQRYDHAAESLVAEAGLQFDENSFAEQLVEELKGGTYTPSPNTAFMVKKKSGGERMVEQPAYRDLIVEEYVLKTFSDTAERIFEEESIGFRRGVSRQKAVEMVRASLADGYRYVIESDIEDFFPSVDLHVLERLLDSYIPVQDALLKSLLVRSARTGYLLNGRFQERVRGLAQGSPLSPLLANLYLDSFDEAVKSWGVRLVRYADDFIILTKTIDEAENILSKTEACLSHLGLKLKKERTCIKPMQEGFQFLGIRFNDSEVQVLPEEELKLLKKPLYVTEPYTFLAVNGDALEVKKGKEVLETIPLRRVSEIMVMEKTVFSTGLITKCTEHNIPFTITLNSGYYVTTVMPDSKKYFDISYEHAKKYYSLGETALLSIAKEFAAGKLKNYIALFKQRYRVDMHHFVHELEEFVARIYAAATVHEVRGLEGAAAKKIYPELNALINDRKFHLARRDRKEPDRINSLLNFAYYLLYSRLNVTVRAVGLNPYLGFLHSAEDTYESLVADLVELFRARIDRFIVRILNLKVIQPADFVQHGKGYYLTRDASKKFLNSLEGEMEKKNSDERLSLKETIYVQVRVIRAWAVDNGSLSFYTWEV; this is encoded by the coding sequence ATGAATCAGTTTGCACATCTTACCTGGTATCGTCTCCGCTTCAGCATTATCAACACGCGACTCGCACATTCTACCAAAGCGCATGCTGTGTCGGTGGTTGATGCGATTATTAAAAGTGCTTCTGCACGCATGATTCCGCCGCTGGTCGAAGAGCTTTCCGGAAAACTCTTCTTTCACATCACCGACCGTAAATTCACCTACAAACTTCATCAGACAGCGAAATTGGATGTTGAGTTAATTGCAGTACGGCTTGATGAGGGGTTTCTGGCCAAGTGGCGTGACGCGCTACAGGAGTATCTCTCCTCGCCCGAAGGCGAGGAGAACTTCTCGCTGGTTCGGCTTGGGGAAGTTGAAGCACAAACGTATGATGCACTCATCTCCTCGTTCCCAAACCAGAAAACGAGCGGAGAGATTTGTTTGGAGTTCTTCACGCCAGTGCCGTTTAAGCCTGAGAAGTCAAAGCGGCGGACAATTCTCTCACGGACAGCGTTCGTAAATCTTTTCGAGAAACGTTTCTCAAAATTGTTTGGCGAAGAGTTTGCGTACAAATCCGGCTCTGACGATTTCTCGGTATTGCCATATTACTGGAGCTATGCGGAGATCAAACACCTTTCACATTCCCAGTCCGGAACAACACAATACATCAATGGCTGCGCCGGCAAGTTGTACATCAAAGGGAGCTTTGCCGACTTTCTTCCATTCCTGATCCTTGGTTCCGAGTTGCATGCCGGGCTGAAACTCTCTAATTCCCAAGGGTACTATAAGTTGCACTTCCAATCACCCGGCTACTTCTGTGCGTATTTTCCTAACAAGCAGGCGCTCGCCGCGTTGACGCGTGATGTGCTGCAGCGCTACGACCATGCCGCAGAGTCCCTTGTAGCGGAAGCGGGGCTGCAGTTTGATGAAAACTCATTTGCTGAACAACTTGTCGAGGAACTGAAAGGCGGCACGTACACCCCTTCGCCCAACACAGCATTCATGGTGAAAAAAAAGAGCGGCGGGGAACGGATGGTGGAGCAGCCTGCATATAGAGATCTAATCGTGGAGGAGTATGTGTTGAAGACATTCTCCGACACTGCGGAGAGGATCTTTGAAGAGGAATCGATTGGCTTCCGGCGTGGAGTTTCACGGCAGAAGGCGGTAGAAATGGTACGCGCATCGCTTGCGGACGGCTACCGCTACGTAATCGAGTCCGACATTGAGGATTTCTTCCCTTCCGTAGATTTGCATGTGTTGGAGCGTTTGCTGGATTCGTACATTCCCGTTCAGGACGCGCTGCTGAAGAGTCTCCTTGTGCGTTCTGCGCGGACGGGGTACTTGCTCAATGGCCGCTTTCAGGAGAGAGTGAGGGGTTTGGCGCAGGGAAGCCCGCTCTCACCGCTTCTGGCAAACCTGTATCTCGATTCCTTCGATGAGGCGGTGAAGTCATGGGGAGTGCGGCTTGTTCGCTATGCGGATGACTTCATTATTCTTACAAAAACGATCGATGAGGCTGAGAACATTCTTTCGAAAACAGAGGCATGCTTGTCGCACCTTGGCTTGAAGCTGAAGAAAGAGAGGACTTGCATCAAGCCGATGCAGGAGGGGTTCCAGTTTCTGGGTATCCGATTCAATGATTCCGAAGTGCAGGTGTTGCCAGAGGAAGAGCTGAAGTTGCTGAAGAAGCCGCTTTACGTCACCGAGCCGTACACGTTTCTGGCAGTGAACGGGGATGCGCTGGAGGTCAAGAAAGGAAAAGAGGTGCTGGAGACGATTCCATTGAGGAGAGTGAGTGAGATTATGGTCATGGAGAAAACCGTCTTCTCGACGGGGCTCATCACCAAGTGCACTGAGCACAACATTCCGTTCACCATTACGTTGAACTCCGGCTACTATGTCACCACGGTGATGCCCGACTCGAAGAAGTATTTCGACATCTCCTACGAGCATGCAAAAAAATATTACTCGCTGGGTGAGACTGCACTCCTTTCGATCGCGAAAGAATTTGCTGCCGGGAAGCTGAAAAACTATATAGCACTGTTCAAGCAGCGCTATCGGGTAGATATGCATCACTTTGTGCACGAACTGGAAGAATTCGTCGCCCGCATCTATGCCGCGGCGACGGTGCATGAAGTGCGTGGATTGGAGGGGGCGGCGGCAAAGAAGATCTATCCGGAACTAAACGCCCTCATCAACGACAGAAAATTCCACCTGGCAAGGCGGGACCGGAAGGAACCGGACCGGATCAATTCCCTGCTCAACTTTGCCTACTATCTCCTCTACTCTCGGTTGAATGTAACGGTCAGAGCTGTGGGGCTGAACCCGTATCTTGGGTTTCTTCACAGCGCTGAAGACACGTATGAATCGCTCGTGGCGGATCTTGTGGAGCTGTTTCGTGCTCGGATCGATCGGTTCATCGTCCGGATACTGAATTTGAAGGTGATCCAGCCTGCCGACTTCGTGCAACACGGTAAGGGATACTATTTGACTAGGGATGCTTCAAAGAAATTCCTGAATAGTCTCGAAGGTGAGATGGAGAAGAAGAACTCCGATGAGAGACTTTCCCTCAAGGAAACAATTTACGTGCAGGTGCGTGTGATTCGAGCGTGGGCGGTTGATAATGGCTCGCTGTCGTTTTATACTTGGGAAGTATGA